From a single Streptomyces liliifuscus genomic region:
- a CDS encoding hemerythrin domain-containing protein, translating to MTTERPQPNPQPNPRRNAQPQPDDIGGILIHRGLREELSRLADAAESGRRAERVQEQIELVIAVLHQHHHGEDEKLHPLVRDREPSIGTILDELEKEHTLIQKLADDAADRTRPLPERAPVIRELLDVLRPHLALEEAEVFPAITRQISQAEFEEFVKGELKAAGPRLPALFGMLLHYALPGERKRFLADVPTLIALLWRAFWRRGYERRVARVYG from the coding sequence ATGACGACGGAACGACCGCAGCCGAATCCGCAGCCGAATCCGCGGCGGAATGCGCAGCCACAGCCTGACGACATCGGTGGAATCCTCATCCACCGCGGGCTGCGCGAGGAACTGAGCCGGCTGGCGGACGCCGCCGAGTCCGGCCGACGGGCCGAACGGGTCCAGGAACAGATTGAGCTGGTGATCGCCGTTCTCCATCAGCACCACCATGGCGAGGACGAAAAGCTTCACCCCCTGGTACGTGACCGGGAGCCGAGCATCGGCACCATCCTCGACGAGCTGGAAAAGGAACACACCCTCATCCAGAAACTCGCCGACGACGCGGCCGACCGCACCCGCCCCCTTCCCGAACGCGCCCCGGTCATCCGCGAACTGCTGGACGTCCTGCGCCCTCACCTCGCCCTGGAGGAGGCCGAGGTCTTCCCGGCGATCACTCGCCAGATCAGCCAGGCCGAGTTCGAGGAGTTCGTCAAGGGCGAGCTCAAGGCAGCGGGCCCCCGACTGCCCGCCCTCTTCGGCATGCTCCTGCACTACGCCCTGCCCGGCGAACGCAAACGCTTCCTCGCGGATGTGCCCACGCTGATCGCGCTGCTGTGGAGGGCGTTCTGGAGGCGGGGATACGAGCGGAGGGTGGCGCGGGTTTATGGGTGA